Proteins encoded in a region of the Mycolicibacterium duvalii genome:
- a CDS encoding GGDEF domain-containing protein → MPSHPRRADHYEWFSTYLSARGVTSAVRMLMAGIALAMSTAALVLIVDLASSDAAPPFPNLTMMWFAFGGGLVGAALWVWRWPSRTQSVTFAALTSASIAAICLAYPDPLAALLGCVAFATNGAYLAFFHSTRLVLANFAVAALVGGGRALSMAADGRTALAAVDLFLVLQINIVMPLAIQVLLRALQGDLIHADLDPLTGLLNRRAFRRQTLDLIARRYDGDRYLIVALVDLDDFKSLNDTHGHLAGDRALVEVAAALRATTSPTAVIARSGGEEFLIADVAPSHRLTSAYQDICDAVAALTARVTASVGTVYTALDAPRRRAMESAVDHLVAAADLAMYTAKRKGGNQCHHFGAWPAPGTTT, encoded by the coding sequence ATGCCGAGCCACCCACGACGCGCCGACCACTACGAGTGGTTCAGCACGTACCTCAGCGCACGCGGTGTTACGTCCGCCGTCCGGATGTTGATGGCGGGTATCGCTCTCGCGATGTCGACCGCCGCGCTGGTGTTGATCGTCGACCTCGCGAGCAGCGATGCGGCGCCGCCGTTTCCGAACCTGACCATGATGTGGTTCGCCTTCGGCGGCGGCCTGGTCGGTGCGGCGCTGTGGGTCTGGCGCTGGCCGAGCCGGACGCAGTCGGTCACGTTTGCGGCGCTGACCTCGGCGTCCATCGCGGCGATCTGTCTTGCCTACCCCGATCCGCTGGCCGCTCTGCTCGGTTGTGTCGCATTCGCCACCAACGGCGCGTATCTGGCGTTCTTCCATTCGACCCGCCTGGTGCTGGCCAACTTCGCGGTCGCGGCACTGGTCGGTGGCGGTCGTGCGCTGTCCATGGCCGCCGACGGCCGGACCGCGCTCGCGGCGGTGGACCTGTTTCTGGTGCTGCAGATCAACATCGTGATGCCGCTGGCCATTCAGGTCCTGCTCCGGGCGCTGCAGGGCGACCTGATCCACGCCGACCTCGACCCGCTGACCGGTCTGCTCAACCGGCGCGCCTTCCGCAGGCAGACACTGGACCTGATCGCGCGGCGCTACGACGGGGACCGCTACCTGATCGTTGCGCTGGTCGACCTCGACGATTTCAAGTCGCTCAACGACACCCACGGACACCTCGCCGGCGATCGGGCGCTCGTCGAGGTTGCCGCTGCGCTGCGGGCGACCACCTCCCCCACTGCGGTGATCGCCCGCAGCGGTGGCGAGGAGTTCCTGATCGCCGATGTCGCGCCGTCACATCGATTGACATCGGCCTATCAGGACATCTGTGATGCCGTCGCTGCGCTCACCGCGCGGGTCACCGCGAGCGTCGGGACCGTCTACACCGCGCTCGACGCTCCCCGCCGACGAGCCATGGAGTCCGCCGTGGACCACCTCGTGGCCGCCGCCGACCTGGCGATGTACACCGCGAAACGCAAGGGCGGCAACCAGTGTCATCATTTCGGCGCCTGGCCTGCCCCGGGTACGACGACGTAG